In Corvus moneduloides isolate bCorMon1 chromosome 3, bCorMon1.pri, whole genome shotgun sequence, one DNA window encodes the following:
- the TMEM181 gene encoding transmembrane protein 181 isoform X2: MGYRQLFKILCRLAPMRLYTLSKRHFVLVFVVFFICFGLTVFIGIAGPNVIETSVARTDLNNSLKLKPFNLSSPPLSTYNQQLWLTCVVELDQHDVSLKKNVTVTVKVLGVVKDGSTPYVNNQVHNRTRLLSCAQKCSEIIVAHLGYLNYTQYNIFVSFEDLKLTYTIQNITFTWKTYNPTFSQVEIWFRFVFVVLTFMVTCLFAHSLRKFSMRDWGIEQKWMSILLPLLLLYNDPFFPLSFLVNSWFPGMLDDLFQSLFLCALLLFWLCVYHGIRVQGERKCLTFYLPKFFIVGLLWLASVTLGIWQTVYEVHDPTYQYRVDTGNFQGMKIFFLVVATTYILYLLFLIVRACSELRNMPYVDLRLKFLTALTFVVLVISIVILYLRFGAQVLQDNFVAELSTHYQNSAEFLSFYGLLNFYLYTLAFVYSPSKNALYESQLKDNPAFSMLNDSDDDVIYGSDYEEMPLQNGQAIRAKYKEESDSD, translated from the exons ATGGGGTATAGACAGCTCTTCAAGATCCTGTGCAG GCTGGCCCCGATGCGATTGTATACACTGTCCAAAAGGCATTTTGTTCTGGTCTTTGTAGtattctttatttgttttggtcTGACAGTCTTCATAGGAATAGCAG GTCCTAATGTAATTGAAACTTCTGTAGCAAGAACTGACTTAAATAACAGCCTAAAG cTGAAGCCATTTAATTTAAGTTCGCCACCACTGTCAACTTACAaccagcagctgtggctgaCCTGCGTAGTTGAGTTGGACCAGCACGACG TATCCCTCAAGAAGAATGTGACTGTGACAGTCAAAGTACTGGGAGTGGTGAAGGATGGAAGCACACCATATGTTAACAACCAGGTTCATAATCGGACAAGATTACTCAGTTGTGCGCAA aaatgcagtgaaatCATTGTTGCTCATCTGGGCTACCTGAACTACACTCAGTACAACATATTTGTTAGCTTTGAAGATCTAAAGTTAACGTACACCATCCAGAATATTACTTTCACA TGGAAGACCTATAATCCAACTTTTTCACAAGTGGAAATATGGTTCCGATTTGTTTTTGTAGTTCTTACTTTTATGGTCACG TGTCTGTTTGCACATTCCCTGCGGAAATTCTCCATGAGAGACTGGGGTATTGAACAGAAATGGATGTCCATCCTACTTCCTCTATTGCTACTTTACAACG atccatttttccccctttcttttctggTGAACAGCTGGTTTCCTGGAATGCTGGATGATCTATTCCAGTCGCTGTTTCTGTGTGCATTGTTGTTGTTCTGGCTTTGTGTCTACCATGGTATAAGAGTACAG GGGGAAAGGAAGTGCTTAACTTTCTATCTGCCCAAATTCTTTATTGTTGGACTGTTGTGGCTGGCCTCTGTTACACTGGGAATATGGCAAAC CGTATATGAAGTACATGATCCTACATATCAATACAGGGTTGACACAGGTAATTTCCAG GGAATGAAAATCTTCTTCCTTGTGGTGGCAACCACATACATTCTCTACCTTTTGTTCCTGATAGTGAGGGCATGCTCAGAACTTCGAAACATGCCTTATGTTG ATCTCAGGTTAAAATTCTTGACTGCATTAACCTTTGTAGTGCTTGTCATTAG catTGTTATACTGTACCTGCGCTTTGGAGCACAAGTTCTACAGGACAACTTTGTTGCTGAGCTGTCAACTCATTATCAGAATT CAGCAGAATTCTTATCATTTTACGGTTTATTGAACTTTTATCTCTACACATTAGCCTTCGTGTATTCTCCCTCCAAGAATGCACTGTATG AATCACAGTTGAAAGACAATCCTGCTTTTTCTATGCTGAATGATTCAGATGATGATGTGATTTATGG GAGTGACTATGAAGAGATGCCCCTTCAGAACGGCCAAGCTATTAGAGCCAAATATAAAGAAGAGTCAGACAGTGATTGA
- the TMEM181 gene encoding transmembrane protein 181 isoform X3, with amino-acid sequence MEPLAPMRLYTLSKRHFVLVFVVFFICFGLTVFIGIAGPNVIETSVARTDLNNSLKLKPFNLSSPPLSTYNQQLWLTCVVELDQHDVSLKKNVTVTVKVLGVVKDGSTPYVNNQVHNRTRLLSCAQKCSEIIVAHLGYLNYTQYNIFVSFEDLKLTYTIQNITFTWKTYNPTFSQVEIWFRFVFVVLTFMVTCLFAHSLRKFSMRDWGIEQKWMSILLPLLLLYNDPFFPLSFLVNSWFPGMLDDLFQSLFLCALLLFWLCVYHGIRVQGERKCLTFYLPKFFIVGLLWLASVTLGIWQTVYEVHDPTYQYRVDTGNFQGMKIFFLVVATTYILYLLFLIVRACSELRNMPYVDLRLKFLTALTFVVLVISIVILYLRFGAQVLQDNFVAELSTHYQNSAEFLSFYGLLNFYLYTLAFVYSPSKNALYESQLKDNPAFSMLNDSDDDVIYGSDYEEMPLQNGQAIRAKYKEESDSD; translated from the exons GCTGGCCCCGATGCGATTGTATACACTGTCCAAAAGGCATTTTGTTCTGGTCTTTGTAGtattctttatttgttttggtcTGACAGTCTTCATAGGAATAGCAG GTCCTAATGTAATTGAAACTTCTGTAGCAAGAACTGACTTAAATAACAGCCTAAAG cTGAAGCCATTTAATTTAAGTTCGCCACCACTGTCAACTTACAaccagcagctgtggctgaCCTGCGTAGTTGAGTTGGACCAGCACGACG TATCCCTCAAGAAGAATGTGACTGTGACAGTCAAAGTACTGGGAGTGGTGAAGGATGGAAGCACACCATATGTTAACAACCAGGTTCATAATCGGACAAGATTACTCAGTTGTGCGCAA aaatgcagtgaaatCATTGTTGCTCATCTGGGCTACCTGAACTACACTCAGTACAACATATTTGTTAGCTTTGAAGATCTAAAGTTAACGTACACCATCCAGAATATTACTTTCACA TGGAAGACCTATAATCCAACTTTTTCACAAGTGGAAATATGGTTCCGATTTGTTTTTGTAGTTCTTACTTTTATGGTCACG TGTCTGTTTGCACATTCCCTGCGGAAATTCTCCATGAGAGACTGGGGTATTGAACAGAAATGGATGTCCATCCTACTTCCTCTATTGCTACTTTACAACG atccatttttccccctttcttttctggTGAACAGCTGGTTTCCTGGAATGCTGGATGATCTATTCCAGTCGCTGTTTCTGTGTGCATTGTTGTTGTTCTGGCTTTGTGTCTACCATGGTATAAGAGTACAG GGGGAAAGGAAGTGCTTAACTTTCTATCTGCCCAAATTCTTTATTGTTGGACTGTTGTGGCTGGCCTCTGTTACACTGGGAATATGGCAAAC CGTATATGAAGTACATGATCCTACATATCAATACAGGGTTGACACAGGTAATTTCCAG GGAATGAAAATCTTCTTCCTTGTGGTGGCAACCACATACATTCTCTACCTTTTGTTCCTGATAGTGAGGGCATGCTCAGAACTTCGAAACATGCCTTATGTTG ATCTCAGGTTAAAATTCTTGACTGCATTAACCTTTGTAGTGCTTGTCATTAG catTGTTATACTGTACCTGCGCTTTGGAGCACAAGTTCTACAGGACAACTTTGTTGCTGAGCTGTCAACTCATTATCAGAATT CAGCAGAATTCTTATCATTTTACGGTTTATTGAACTTTTATCTCTACACATTAGCCTTCGTGTATTCTCCCTCCAAGAATGCACTGTATG AATCACAGTTGAAAGACAATCCTGCTTTTTCTATGCTGAATGATTCAGATGATGATGTGATTTATGG GAGTGACTATGAAGAGATGCCCCTTCAGAACGGCCAAGCTATTAGAGCCAAATATAAAGAAGAGTCAGACAGTGATTGA
- the TMEM181 gene encoding transmembrane protein 181 isoform X1: MEADFAAFGSPLCGEVKRFCRRVRETYREIQEDLTPYKDDRYYRLAPMRLYTLSKRHFVLVFVVFFICFGLTVFIGIAGPNVIETSVARTDLNNSLKLKPFNLSSPPLSTYNQQLWLTCVVELDQHDVSLKKNVTVTVKVLGVVKDGSTPYVNNQVHNRTRLLSCAQKCSEIIVAHLGYLNYTQYNIFVSFEDLKLTYTIQNITFTWKTYNPTFSQVEIWFRFVFVVLTFMVTCLFAHSLRKFSMRDWGIEQKWMSILLPLLLLYNDPFFPLSFLVNSWFPGMLDDLFQSLFLCALLLFWLCVYHGIRVQGERKCLTFYLPKFFIVGLLWLASVTLGIWQTVYEVHDPTYQYRVDTGNFQGMKIFFLVVATTYILYLLFLIVRACSELRNMPYVDLRLKFLTALTFVVLVISIVILYLRFGAQVLQDNFVAELSTHYQNSAEFLSFYGLLNFYLYTLAFVYSPSKNALYESQLKDNPAFSMLNDSDDDVIYGSDYEEMPLQNGQAIRAKYKEESDSD, encoded by the exons GCTGGCCCCGATGCGATTGTATACACTGTCCAAAAGGCATTTTGTTCTGGTCTTTGTAGtattctttatttgttttggtcTGACAGTCTTCATAGGAATAGCAG GTCCTAATGTAATTGAAACTTCTGTAGCAAGAACTGACTTAAATAACAGCCTAAAG cTGAAGCCATTTAATTTAAGTTCGCCACCACTGTCAACTTACAaccagcagctgtggctgaCCTGCGTAGTTGAGTTGGACCAGCACGACG TATCCCTCAAGAAGAATGTGACTGTGACAGTCAAAGTACTGGGAGTGGTGAAGGATGGAAGCACACCATATGTTAACAACCAGGTTCATAATCGGACAAGATTACTCAGTTGTGCGCAA aaatgcagtgaaatCATTGTTGCTCATCTGGGCTACCTGAACTACACTCAGTACAACATATTTGTTAGCTTTGAAGATCTAAAGTTAACGTACACCATCCAGAATATTACTTTCACA TGGAAGACCTATAATCCAACTTTTTCACAAGTGGAAATATGGTTCCGATTTGTTTTTGTAGTTCTTACTTTTATGGTCACG TGTCTGTTTGCACATTCCCTGCGGAAATTCTCCATGAGAGACTGGGGTATTGAACAGAAATGGATGTCCATCCTACTTCCTCTATTGCTACTTTACAACG atccatttttccccctttcttttctggTGAACAGCTGGTTTCCTGGAATGCTGGATGATCTATTCCAGTCGCTGTTTCTGTGTGCATTGTTGTTGTTCTGGCTTTGTGTCTACCATGGTATAAGAGTACAG GGGGAAAGGAAGTGCTTAACTTTCTATCTGCCCAAATTCTTTATTGTTGGACTGTTGTGGCTGGCCTCTGTTACACTGGGAATATGGCAAAC CGTATATGAAGTACATGATCCTACATATCAATACAGGGTTGACACAGGTAATTTCCAG GGAATGAAAATCTTCTTCCTTGTGGTGGCAACCACATACATTCTCTACCTTTTGTTCCTGATAGTGAGGGCATGCTCAGAACTTCGAAACATGCCTTATGTTG ATCTCAGGTTAAAATTCTTGACTGCATTAACCTTTGTAGTGCTTGTCATTAG catTGTTATACTGTACCTGCGCTTTGGAGCACAAGTTCTACAGGACAACTTTGTTGCTGAGCTGTCAACTCATTATCAGAATT CAGCAGAATTCTTATCATTTTACGGTTTATTGAACTTTTATCTCTACACATTAGCCTTCGTGTATTCTCCCTCCAAGAATGCACTGTATG AATCACAGTTGAAAGACAATCCTGCTTTTTCTATGCTGAATGATTCAGATGATGATGTGATTTATGG GAGTGACTATGAAGAGATGCCCCTTCAGAACGGCCAAGCTATTAGAGCCAAATATAAAGAAGAGTCAGACAGTGATTGA
- the TMEM181 gene encoding transmembrane protein 181 isoform X4, which produces MRLYTLSKRHFVLVFVVFFICFGLTVFIGIAGPNVIETSVARTDLNNSLKLKPFNLSSPPLSTYNQQLWLTCVVELDQHDVSLKKNVTVTVKVLGVVKDGSTPYVNNQVHNRTRLLSCAQKCSEIIVAHLGYLNYTQYNIFVSFEDLKLTYTIQNITFTWKTYNPTFSQVEIWFRFVFVVLTFMVTCLFAHSLRKFSMRDWGIEQKWMSILLPLLLLYNDPFFPLSFLVNSWFPGMLDDLFQSLFLCALLLFWLCVYHGIRVQGERKCLTFYLPKFFIVGLLWLASVTLGIWQTVYEVHDPTYQYRVDTGNFQGMKIFFLVVATTYILYLLFLIVRACSELRNMPYVDLRLKFLTALTFVVLVISIVILYLRFGAQVLQDNFVAELSTHYQNSAEFLSFYGLLNFYLYTLAFVYSPSKNALYESQLKDNPAFSMLNDSDDDVIYGSDYEEMPLQNGQAIRAKYKEESDSD; this is translated from the exons ATGCGATTGTATACACTGTCCAAAAGGCATTTTGTTCTGGTCTTTGTAGtattctttatttgttttggtcTGACAGTCTTCATAGGAATAGCAG GTCCTAATGTAATTGAAACTTCTGTAGCAAGAACTGACTTAAATAACAGCCTAAAG cTGAAGCCATTTAATTTAAGTTCGCCACCACTGTCAACTTACAaccagcagctgtggctgaCCTGCGTAGTTGAGTTGGACCAGCACGACG TATCCCTCAAGAAGAATGTGACTGTGACAGTCAAAGTACTGGGAGTGGTGAAGGATGGAAGCACACCATATGTTAACAACCAGGTTCATAATCGGACAAGATTACTCAGTTGTGCGCAA aaatgcagtgaaatCATTGTTGCTCATCTGGGCTACCTGAACTACACTCAGTACAACATATTTGTTAGCTTTGAAGATCTAAAGTTAACGTACACCATCCAGAATATTACTTTCACA TGGAAGACCTATAATCCAACTTTTTCACAAGTGGAAATATGGTTCCGATTTGTTTTTGTAGTTCTTACTTTTATGGTCACG TGTCTGTTTGCACATTCCCTGCGGAAATTCTCCATGAGAGACTGGGGTATTGAACAGAAATGGATGTCCATCCTACTTCCTCTATTGCTACTTTACAACG atccatttttccccctttcttttctggTGAACAGCTGGTTTCCTGGAATGCTGGATGATCTATTCCAGTCGCTGTTTCTGTGTGCATTGTTGTTGTTCTGGCTTTGTGTCTACCATGGTATAAGAGTACAG GGGGAAAGGAAGTGCTTAACTTTCTATCTGCCCAAATTCTTTATTGTTGGACTGTTGTGGCTGGCCTCTGTTACACTGGGAATATGGCAAAC CGTATATGAAGTACATGATCCTACATATCAATACAGGGTTGACACAGGTAATTTCCAG GGAATGAAAATCTTCTTCCTTGTGGTGGCAACCACATACATTCTCTACCTTTTGTTCCTGATAGTGAGGGCATGCTCAGAACTTCGAAACATGCCTTATGTTG ATCTCAGGTTAAAATTCTTGACTGCATTAACCTTTGTAGTGCTTGTCATTAG catTGTTATACTGTACCTGCGCTTTGGAGCACAAGTTCTACAGGACAACTTTGTTGCTGAGCTGTCAACTCATTATCAGAATT CAGCAGAATTCTTATCATTTTACGGTTTATTGAACTTTTATCTCTACACATTAGCCTTCGTGTATTCTCCCTCCAAGAATGCACTGTATG AATCACAGTTGAAAGACAATCCTGCTTTTTCTATGCTGAATGATTCAGATGATGATGTGATTTATGG GAGTGACTATGAAGAGATGCCCCTTCAGAACGGCCAAGCTATTAGAGCCAAATATAAAGAAGAGTCAGACAGTGATTGA